TAAAATAATGCCAAGGCGTTTAACTGGCACATCAAAAAGACATCAAGAAATGGTAGAAAAAGCGATCAAAAGGGCTCGTCATGCAGCTATTATACCTTACATAGTAGATCGCAAAGATGTAGTTTCAAATCCTTTTGATGGACTATAATTATTAAACTATTAAGCCCCTATTAACGGGGTTTAATCCTAATCTTAAATATCCTAGATTTATGTTCTTATAGTTTTTTATTTATTGAATACAATTTAAAATATTTTTCAAGCATTATCTATAATTTTGGTTTAACTTACACGAGGTAATTAGAATTTATTCAGATGGATATCTCAAATATATGCTGTCTTTAAATAACTCTATAGCATCAATTTATTAGTTCAAAATAAATTATTTAGCCATATGTACAATCAATATCATTGATCCATATTATTCACAATTTTTACCACGAATCACGCATCATCTATCGTATAGCAATAGCTGCTCACATGAGGCTAAAAGACAAGGTA
This genomic interval from Campylobacter concisus contains the following:
- a CDS encoding 30S ribosomal protein S18, coding for MAEKRKYSRKYCKFTEAKIDFIDYKDTSLLKYCLSERFKIMPRRLTGTSKRHQEMVEKAIKRARHAAIIPYIVDRKDVVSNPFDGL